A window of Thermoleophilia bacterium contains these coding sequences:
- a CDS encoding ABC transporter ATP-binding protein, which yields MLQVEDLSKNFGGLAAVSSVDMEVQEGELVGIIGPNGAGKTTLFNLLTGYIRPTSGRVWLYGKEITGKRPHQIAARGMVRTFQQNNVFSELTVAENVRLACHLTCQIRPWEAILHTPSAKHKEQRVNSRVGEILELLGISHLARVPAAALPHGHKRILGIAVALACEPRLLLLDEPLAGMNTTEVDMAVGLIRKLWESGLTILLIEHNMRAVMGLCQRFVVLNFGKKLAEGTPEEIRNNPEVVRAYLGTAAHAA from the coding sequence ATGCTACAGGTTGAGGATCTCAGCAAGAACTTTGGCGGTCTCGCGGCTGTGAGCTCCGTCGACATGGAGGTGCAGGAGGGTGAGCTTGTAGGTATCATCGGCCCAAACGGAGCAGGCAAGACCACGCTGTTTAATCTCCTTACCGGCTATATCCGTCCCACCAGCGGTCGAGTGTGGCTATATGGCAAGGAGATTACGGGCAAGAGACCTCACCAGATAGCTGCTCGCGGCATGGTAAGAACCTTTCAGCAGAACAACGTTTTCAGTGAGCTGACTGTGGCTGAGAATGTTCGTCTGGCGTGCCACCTTACCTGCCAGATTCGCCCTTGGGAAGCTATCTTGCACACCCCAAGCGCTAAGCACAAGGAACAACGTGTCAACTCGCGAGTTGGAGAGATACTTGAGCTTCTGGGAATCTCACATCTGGCGAGAGTACCTGCGGCTGCGCTTCCTCACGGACACAAGCGCATACTTGGCATCGCGGTGGCGTTGGCGTGTGAGCCGCGCCTTCTTCTTCTGGATGAGCCCCTGGCCGGCATGAACACGACCGAGGTGGACATGGCTGTAGGTCTCATAAGGAAACTTTGGGAGAGCGGGCTGACGATATTGTTGATCGAGCACAACATGCGAGCGGTCATGGGTCTGTGTCAGCGATTTGTCGTTCTAAATTTCGGGAAGAAGTTGGCCGAAGGCACGCCCGAAGAAATCCGAAATAACCCTGAAGTAGTTAGAGCGTACTTAGGAACGGCCGCCCATGCTGCTTGA
- a CDS encoding ABC transporter ATP-binding protein, with product MLEVKNVTVYYDTALAISDVSIAVEEGGVVSVIGANGAGKSTVLKAIAGLVPVRSGVVEFDGKRIDGLGTDKIVKLGIALVPEGRKLFPYMSVQSNLRLGAYLRSDKEQIEKDLEEVFHLFPRLKERLSQKAGSLSGGEQQMLAIGRALMSKPRLLMMDEPSLGLAPIVIDSLAETIREINQRGVSILLVEQNAGLVERVARRCYVLEVGKIVLEGDIKEMMSDEAVRRAFLG from the coding sequence CTGCTTGAGGTCAAGAATGTGACCGTCTACTACGATACGGCTTTGGCAATCAGCGATGTCAGCATTGCCGTGGAAGAGGGAGGGGTTGTCAGTGTCATAGGGGCTAACGGAGCGGGCAAGAGCACTGTTCTTAAGGCCATTGCCGGCTTGGTGCCCGTGCGCTCTGGGGTGGTTGAGTTTGATGGCAAGCGAATAGACGGGCTGGGTACTGACAAGATAGTAAAACTCGGCATTGCCCTGGTCCCCGAGGGGAGGAAGCTTTTCCCTTACATGAGTGTACAGTCGAATCTTCGCTTGGGGGCCTACCTGCGTTCAGACAAAGAGCAGATTGAGAAGGACCTCGAAGAAGTATTTCACCTTTTCCCTCGGCTAAAGGAGAGGTTAAGTCAGAAAGCCGGCAGTCTGAGCGGCGGGGAACAGCAGATGCTGGCCATCGGCCGGGCCTTAATGTCCAAGCCGCGTCTACTCATGATGGATGAGCCCTCCTTGGGTCTTGCACCCATTGTCATCGACAGCTTGGCAGAGACCATCCGGGAGATTAATCAGCGGGGAGTGAGCATCTTGCTTGTGGAGCAAAACGCAGGACTGGTCGAGCGTGTGGCCCGGCGCTGCTATGTGCTCGAAGTCGGCAAGATAGTTCTGGAGGGGGATATAAAGGAAATGATGTCGGATGAGGCGGTAAGACGCGCCTTCCTAGGTTAA
- a CDS encoding 4Fe-4S binding protein codes for MNLETTVAGVRFRSPIGLAPIGGSSHFGARDPDENRELEGAVEYVLKNVEAGSNHVCVNISYIRPETLRKLLDAYDGVTRPAPPTPRAERFLRVTSGGPPYGLEGLYSAVSPGPCTPDPAVEEGLLAFQARFVEAVKQRRPEGVPIIGAVIGCGGLPDGYVDAARKCEELGVDLVEINFHCPLQAGQRNEVDWALRGWFPAVSHGGLIAEHPALVGQITKAVVNAVSLPVGAKFSAEAGFPRIVELARQVRDAGGRYVHVGGAGVGIAPPDIYNGGRPKWSFMDGNPFCLTSGAWMRRICYRDVAAVARFVPGLDIVASGGLVQPEHCVEAMMLGASVTQVCAGVLEQGRSLLRRANEFLSTFLCSNGYSSVTEIVGLAQQYISHAEDIDMMPGQVVSSVDHDKCTNCGTCLDGLCLAISDEGGEVAVQEERCTGCGACTLVCPSQAFSLRLRG; via the coding sequence ATGAATCTTGAGACAACTGTGGCTGGGGTGCGTTTCCGTTCGCCGATTGGTTTGGCTCCTATCGGAGGCTCAAGTCACTTTGGAGCGCGCGATCCCGATGAAAATCGTGAGCTTGAAGGAGCTGTTGAATATGTTCTTAAGAATGTCGAGGCTGGGTCCAACCATGTTTGCGTGAACATCTCCTACATTCGCCCCGAGACGCTTCGCAAGCTGCTTGATGCTTACGATGGCGTCACTAGGCCTGCGCCCCCGACACCGCGAGCGGAGAGATTCTTGCGAGTGACTTCCGGCGGACCGCCTTATGGCTTGGAGGGACTTTACTCGGCGGTATCTCCTGGTCCATGCACTCCAGATCCGGCTGTAGAGGAGGGCCTTCTTGCTTTCCAGGCGCGGTTTGTGGAGGCTGTCAAGCAAAGAAGGCCGGAAGGAGTTCCCATTATCGGCGCTGTCATTGGCTGTGGCGGTCTGCCTGACGGCTACGTGGACGCGGCTAGGAAGTGCGAAGAGCTTGGTGTGGACTTGGTTGAAATCAACTTCCACTGTCCTCTGCAGGCTGGTCAGAGAAACGAGGTGGACTGGGCGCTTCGGGGCTGGTTTCCGGCGGTTTCTCACGGCGGCTTGATAGCCGAGCATCCTGCCCTGGTGGGCCAAATTACCAAGGCGGTAGTGAATGCGGTCAGTCTTCCTGTGGGAGCGAAGTTCTCCGCGGAGGCGGGCTTTCCTCGTATTGTCGAACTGGCCAGACAGGTTCGAGACGCCGGGGGCCGGTACGTTCACGTGGGGGGAGCAGGGGTAGGGATTGCTCCACCTGACATCTACAACGGCGGAAGGCCCAAGTGGAGCTTCATGGACGGGAATCCTTTCTGTTTGACCTCAGGAGCGTGGATGCGGCGGATCTGCTACCGAGACGTGGCCGCTGTAGCCAGGTTTGTGCCTGGGCTAGATATTGTAGCTTCGGGCGGTCTCGTGCAGCCAGAGCACTGCGTGGAGGCCATGATGCTGGGAGCTTCGGTGACCCAGGTTTGTGCAGGAGTGCTTGAGCAGGGAAGGAGTCTCTTGCGGCGGGCAAACGAATTCCTGAGCACCTTCTTGTGTAGCAACGGATATAGTAGCGTGACCGAGATTGTTGGCCTTGCGCAGCAGTATATTAGCCATGCCGAAGATATTGACATGATGCCGGGCCAAGTGGTGAGCTCGGTTGATCATGATAAGTGCACCAATTGTGGTACCTGTCTTGATGGTCTGTGTCTGGCGATTTCTGACGAAGGGGGGGAGGTGGCGGTCCAGGAGGAGCGATGCACCGGCTGCGGCGCGTGCACTCTGGTATGTCCGTCGCAAGCATTTAGTCTCAGGTTGAGAGGCTAG
- a CDS encoding IclR family transcriptional regulator, whose amino-acid sequence MTSMLNSIPLSEQFPEEESGESSGKQAYLRLVPAVDQAVRLLFCLANTVGGESTLTELAKETGISKSKALAILNTLANAGLVTRNERTKSYTLGPNVVTLGRAFLNNTDLARLAGPYLEQLAAETGCGVLLGVFSGETLFVVARRQAPGGTYIATDVGQRYPLTWGAHGRAYLASLPPEEFEKRLAQNAILQAGTTDRDSIEREVLRHQVEEARRKGYGVSLGTTWSGLNGVSALIAVEGPDIPEGRRVAACLVAVGSFPPEEVDRVGQHVVRVAKEMEQKLQPLLRAVNPYFPLARGL is encoded by the coding sequence ATGACTTCTATGCTGAACTCTATACCGCTTAGTGAACAATTTCCCGAAGAAGAATCCGGCGAGAGCAGCGGTAAGCAGGCCTACCTACGCCTAGTTCCCGCCGTAGATCAAGCTGTCAGGCTGCTTTTTTGCTTGGCCAACACTGTAGGAGGAGAGTCAACTCTTACTGAGCTAGCGAAAGAAACAGGGATCAGTAAGAGTAAGGCCCTGGCTATACTGAACACTCTTGCCAATGCCGGCCTCGTGACGCGAAACGAGCGCACCAAGAGCTACACTCTGGGTCCCAACGTGGTTACGCTGGGTCGTGCTTTCCTTAACAACACCGACCTAGCGCGCTTGGCAGGACCGTACCTGGAGCAGCTTGCGGCAGAAACGGGATGCGGTGTTCTTCTCGGTGTTTTCTCGGGTGAAACACTGTTTGTTGTCGCTCGTCGCCAAGCTCCAGGTGGGACGTACATCGCTACTGATGTGGGCCAGCGTTACCCGCTCACCTGGGGGGCCCACGGGCGTGCCTACCTGGCCTCGCTGCCGCCGGAGGAGTTTGAAAAACGTCTTGCTCAAAACGCCATTCTCCAGGCTGGCACCACAGATCGGGATTCTATTGAGCGGGAAGTTCTGCGCCATCAGGTGGAGGAGGCGCGTAGGAAAGGTTACGGCGTGAGCTTGGGCACTACCTGGTCGGGGTTGAATGGAGTGAGCGCTCTTATTGCGGTTGAAGGTCCTGACATTCCTGAGGGCCGACGAGTGGCTGCGTGTCTTGTGGCGGTGGGATCCTTCCCACCCGAGGAAGTCGATCGTGTCGGTCAACACGTCGTCCGAGTGGCAAAGGAGATGGAGCAGAAACTCCAGCCTCTCCTGAGAGCGGTGAATCCCTATTTTCCTCTAGCCCGAGGTTTGTAA
- a CDS encoding SDR family oxidoreductase: MKLADKVAIVTGGGTGIGRAIAERFVAEGAYVCLVGRRADKLAEVASALPPAQVTTCPGDVSDPAAVARVVEAALGFGKGIQVLVNNAGMDQPPCPVGELDLATWQQVLAVNLTGPFLMIKAVIPHMLEGGYGSIINISSLAGLLGVPGLPAYCASKGGLISLTKQVAVDYGPHNIRCNCVCPGATRTEMMVGAMSSFAESCGITVEEVLATFSRDIPLRRISDPKEMAGICCFLASDDASFVNAAVIPVDGGACVVDVSGAAINQLAALHQKA, encoded by the coding sequence ATGAAGCTAGCGGATAAGGTGGCCATAGTGACCGGAGGCGGCACAGGCATCGGCCGAGCCATCGCTGAGCGGTTTGTGGCAGAAGGGGCGTATGTTTGCCTGGTGGGACGACGTGCGGACAAACTTGCCGAGGTGGCCTCTGCGTTGCCGCCGGCGCAGGTCACAACGTGTCCGGGGGATGTCAGTGACCCAGCGGCGGTAGCGCGCGTTGTAGAAGCTGCTCTTGGTTTTGGCAAAGGAATTCAGGTTCTGGTCAACAACGCAGGTATGGATCAGCCACCTTGCCCAGTAGGTGAGCTTGATCTGGCCACCTGGCAGCAGGTCCTGGCGGTGAACTTGACCGGGCCTTTCCTAATGATCAAGGCTGTGATCCCTCACATGTTAGAGGGCGGCTACGGATCCATCATTAACATCTCCTCCCTTGCCGGGTTACTGGGAGTACCGGGTCTGCCGGCTTACTGTGCTTCCAAGGGCGGTCTTATCAGCCTGACCAAGCAGGTAGCGGTGGACTATGGGCCTCACAACATCCGCTGCAATTGTGTCTGTCCGGGGGCGACGAGGACGGAGATGATGGTGGGGGCTATGAGCTCCTTTGCAGAAAGCTGCGGAATCACTGTTGAGGAAGTGCTTGCCACGTTTTCGCGGGATATCCCGTTGCGTCGAATTTCAGATCCGAAAGAGATGGCGGGTATCTGTTGTTTCCTTGCCAGCGATGATGCGAGTTTTGTAAACGCGGCGGTGATCCCCGTTGACGGCGGCGCGTGTGTTGTGGATGTTTCGGGGGCTGCTATCAATCAACTGGCCGCTTTGCACCAAAAGGCTTAA
- a CDS encoding FAD-dependent oxidoreductase codes for MSKRPVEDVDVVVLGGGAAGLPAALAAAEAGAKVMLLEKRRSLGGTGNFIQGVFACESTWQKREYIAYSCEEAFRNFMEYNHWRSNGPLVRALIDLSADTISWLERHGVEFSGVTINMPDAPRTYHVPKGAGRGIMRVLAATCRDRGVDVRLGCAGVEPLRASDGTLVGVKAREGRNVREIRCRALVVATGGYANNKIWIRKYTGFLLGENLFPVGNSGKMGEGIRLAWEIGAAEEGMGVLHLLRVAPWGKEFPSMSSVEAASIQPVLWVDPRGRRFCDEGIAFYDTSAGNVNARFAEGYTWSIFDDSLKRHFQEVGLDRGMTQRILPGHRLTDLDEMVSRFISLQSPNFVAADSVEELALKIGADPLVLRSTVCQYNQACEKGKDTLFGKDPRYLRPLYGPRYYAARARTAFLGTLGGVRVSARCEAVDKYDNKIPGLYVAGNDMGGLHAESYSMRDTSGIAAAFAINGGRLAGQNAAAFATGRD; via the coding sequence GTGAGCAAGCGTCCAGTAGAGGACGTTGATGTTGTTGTCCTGGGCGGGGGTGCCGCTGGATTACCTGCGGCGCTGGCTGCGGCCGAAGCTGGGGCTAAGGTAATGCTGCTTGAGAAGCGCCGCAGCTTGGGTGGCACGGGTAATTTCATCCAGGGAGTTTTCGCCTGCGAAAGCACGTGGCAGAAGCGCGAGTACATCGCTTACTCGTGCGAGGAAGCTTTTCGCAACTTCATGGAGTACAACCACTGGCGGTCTAACGGTCCGTTGGTTCGGGCGTTGATCGATCTCTCGGCCGACACCATCTCCTGGCTTGAGCGCCACGGGGTTGAGTTTAGCGGTGTGACTATCAACATGCCCGATGCCCCTCGTACGTATCATGTGCCTAAGGGAGCAGGCCGTGGAATCATGCGGGTCCTTGCTGCGACTTGCCGAGACCGGGGGGTCGACGTACGGCTCGGGTGTGCTGGAGTGGAGCCTCTCAGGGCTAGTGACGGGACACTTGTGGGGGTGAAGGCACGAGAAGGTCGGAACGTCCGGGAAATTAGGTGCCGGGCGCTTGTGGTTGCTACTGGTGGTTATGCCAACAACAAGATCTGGATCCGAAAGTACACCGGCTTCTTATTGGGCGAAAACCTATTTCCGGTAGGTAACAGCGGGAAAATGGGCGAAGGGATCCGTCTGGCCTGGGAAATAGGGGCGGCCGAAGAGGGCATGGGAGTTCTACACCTGCTGCGTGTGGCCCCGTGGGGCAAGGAATTCCCGTCGATGAGTTCCGTGGAGGCTGCTTCCATCCAGCCGGTGCTGTGGGTGGATCCGCGGGGCCGGCGGTTTTGTGACGAAGGTATTGCTTTTTACGACACCTCGGCTGGAAACGTAAACGCTCGTTTTGCAGAGGGCTACACCTGGTCTATCTTCGATGACTCGCTTAAGCGTCATTTCCAGGAGGTGGGTCTTGATCGAGGGATGACGCAGCGTATTCTGCCCGGCCATCGCTTAACCGATCTGGACGAGATGGTATCCCGTTTCATCTCTTTGCAATCTCCCAATTTTGTGGCTGCGGACTCTGTGGAAGAGCTTGCTCTCAAAATCGGGGCTGATCCGCTTGTGCTGCGATCAACGGTTTGCCAATACAACCAGGCCTGCGAGAAGGGCAAAGACACCCTGTTCGGCAAGGATCCCCGATATCTGCGACCGCTTTATGGACCTCGCTACTATGCCGCTAGAGCGCGTACTGCCTTCTTGGGTACCTTGGGGGGAGTTAGGGTGAGTGCGCGGTGCGAAGCGGTTGACAAATACGACAACAAGATTCCGGGCCTATATGTGGCTGGCAATGATATGGGCGGGCTTCATGCCGAGAGCTACAGCATGCGCGACACTTCGGGTATAGCTGCCGCCTTTGCCATAAACGGAGGTCGCCTTGCTGGCCAAAATGCGGCGGCGTTTGCTACTGGAAGGGACTAG
- a CDS encoding MoaD/ThiS family protein — MAVKVRLVGDLHRLTGSRVVEVKAADQTLGAVIAALVQEYPKLGEQLFDEQGRIRYTWLLVADGRPLSWPQDKEHRLQEDGELVIMRFFSGG, encoded by the coding sequence GTGGCCGTCAAAGTGAGACTCGTTGGTGATCTGCATAGGTTGACAGGGTCTCGAGTGGTGGAGGTTAAGGCCGCTGATCAGACCCTAGGTGCGGTCATCGCTGCTTTGGTGCAGGAGTATCCTAAGCTTGGGGAGCAGCTTTTCGACGAGCAGGGGCGGATCCGGTATACCTGGCTTCTGGTGGCGGATGGGCGCCCACTGAGCTGGCCACAGGACAAAGAACACCGTCTGCAGGAGGACGGTGAGCTAGTGATTATGCGTTTCTTCAGCGGGGGGTAG
- a CDS encoding ABC transporter substrate-binding protein produces the protein MRRRYLYAALIILLVSLLAFAMACGEEEETTTTAGPTTTAAPTETTAAPSTETTGAPGSSTTTAAEMETLQIGAILQLTDWYSVVDAAEKVDLEYTAKMINDDGGIEVAGKRYKIELVIEDGKTSLDGNTAAANKLVLDKKLKFVVGPGAFFNVATTPIFEQNQVLHVANYNGLNPAEMNKDTKFAFLGLDPITQANSELKAVKQYYPNVKTVCLATEDATYPAFEPHFKALVERLGLKLSGDPVLFATNAEDYNPVAAKIKAQNPDAVWMPIGIDPSYFGIVKGLRTLGYQGPVTFPIDVPSVIGALGDAATGIVGVLSKQLEDPYISEPMKRLLQMGDPNRHVFGLGPNALYLLAHAIDIADSLDPAVVRDVWEKQTSMPTLYGEGFPSGNQLYGLPNHAWAHPIPVALINNGKAEYKPWIIPDPTP, from the coding sequence ATGAGGAGACGGTACCTATATGCGGCATTGATCATCCTCTTAGTTAGCCTACTGGCTTTTGCTATGGCATGCGGCGAAGAGGAAGAAACTACCACTACTGCTGGTCCGACAACTACGGCGGCTCCGACGGAGACAACAGCAGCCCCGAGCACAGAAACCACAGGCGCTCCCGGCAGCAGCACCACCACAGCGGCCGAGATGGAGACGCTTCAGATTGGGGCTATCCTGCAGCTGACCGACTGGTACTCGGTAGTTGATGCCGCGGAGAAAGTGGACCTCGAGTACACCGCCAAGATGATCAACGATGACGGCGGTATCGAGGTTGCGGGCAAGAGATACAAGATTGAGCTGGTTATCGAGGACGGCAAGACCTCGCTTGATGGCAACACGGCCGCGGCAAACAAGCTGGTTCTGGACAAAAAGCTCAAGTTTGTTGTTGGCCCGGGCGCATTCTTCAACGTGGCCACAACCCCGATTTTTGAGCAGAATCAGGTGCTTCATGTGGCCAACTACAACGGCCTGAACCCAGCGGAAATGAACAAGGACACCAAGTTTGCTTTCTTGGGCCTTGATCCCATCACCCAGGCAAACTCTGAGCTTAAGGCAGTCAAGCAGTACTACCCGAACGTAAAGACCGTCTGTCTGGCTACCGAGGATGCCACCTACCCTGCTTTTGAGCCGCACTTCAAGGCTTTGGTTGAGCGCTTGGGTCTTAAGCTCTCGGGTGACCCGGTTCTGTTTGCCACCAACGCTGAGGATTACAACCCGGTAGCGGCCAAGATCAAGGCGCAGAATCCCGATGCTGTCTGGATGCCGATTGGCATTGATCCCTCGTACTTCGGCATTGTTAAGGGCCTGCGTACCCTCGGGTACCAAGGTCCGGTGACCTTCCCCATTGACGTTCCGTCTGTTATCGGAGCTCTGGGTGATGCGGCCACTGGTATCGTTGGCGTGCTGAGCAAGCAGCTCGAGGATCCGTACATTTCAGAACCCATGAAGAGACTTCTGCAGATGGGCGATCCTAACCGGCACGTTTTTGGCCTAGGCCCGAATGCCTTGTACCTGCTGGCTCACGCTATCGACATAGCTGACAGCCTCGATCCGGCTGTGGTCCGCGATGTCTGGGAGAAGCAGACAAGCATGCCGACTCTGTACGGAGAGGGATTCCCGAGCGGCAACCAGCTTTACGGCCTGCCGAATCATGCCTGGGCGCATCCAATTCCGGTGGCTTTGATCAACAACGGGAAGGCTGAATACAAGCCGTGGATTATCCCGGATCCAACCCCGTGA
- a CDS encoding branched-chain amino acid ABC transporter permease, whose protein sequence is MELAIQTVINVVLLSVVYILMGMGFAFILNLLGIFNLAHGAIFMSAAYGCYLLVVKLGLPGFVAFPLTVLAAAAFGVLVERLLFRPMKADFNRTMMVCIALSTVLVTTFNRFMGTRALSIPPFIPGTTGLGPYKVETDRLLAFGIGIVLLIGIIMFVDRSRWGARMQAVTQSQMGAALQGIRFSQVAALACSVGFGLAAIGGVFVGTLYNLTPYIGDVTLIKVLMLVILAGLGSFNGIFYVGALLGLLYGALPVVLSGVIVDALSSVLVLALLIIRPRGFFGHE, encoded by the coding sequence GTGGAACTTGCCATTCAAACAGTGATCAACGTAGTTCTCCTCTCCGTGGTTTATATCCTCATGGGGATGGGGTTTGCGTTTATCCTCAACCTTCTCGGTATTTTCAACCTCGCGCATGGCGCCATCTTCATGTCCGCTGCCTACGGCTGCTACCTGCTTGTGGTCAAGCTGGGCTTGCCGGGATTTGTGGCTTTTCCTCTCACTGTGCTTGCGGCTGCGGCGTTTGGCGTGCTTGTGGAAAGACTACTGTTTAGGCCCATGAAGGCAGACTTCAACCGGACCATGATGGTGTGCATTGCATTGTCTACGGTTTTGGTCACGACTTTTAACCGGTTTATGGGCACAAGAGCACTTTCCATTCCCCCGTTTATCCCGGGGACCACGGGTCTTGGTCCGTATAAGGTGGAGACGGACCGGCTTCTTGCCTTTGGCATTGGGATAGTTCTACTCATTGGGATCATCATGTTCGTTGACCGTTCCCGGTGGGGGGCAAGAATGCAAGCCGTAACGCAGAGTCAAATGGGCGCGGCGCTGCAAGGCATCCGCTTTAGTCAGGTGGCGGCGCTGGCTTGTTCGGTTGGGTTTGGTCTTGCCGCCATCGGCGGGGTATTTGTCGGCACGCTTTATAACCTCACGCCCTATATCGGTGACGTCACACTTATTAAGGTTCTGATGCTCGTGATCCTAGCTGGACTTGGAAGTTTCAACGGCATCTTCTACGTAGGTGCACTGTTGGGCCTGCTGTACGGAGCTCTGCCGGTTGTCCTGAGTGGAGTGATAGTAGATGCCTTGTCTTCCGTGCTAGTTCTGGCGCTACTCATAATCCGACCGAGGGGGTTCTTTGGCCATGAATGA
- a CDS encoding branched-chain amino acid ABC transporter permease, which yields MNETSRPRTLKWPGLVVLGIVIIVLALLPLGIAGSYYLHVLILAFVYVVVSSSWRTISISGQFNIAIGASMGIGAYAAAIPSVWLHWSPWITIPLGAVASTIVGAVLAYPFARLRTVYYAMGTLFLGYVIMNLITAGGKTTGMSTGLGGVEQLFTNRTYYYYLALGLMLVSMLCMYRFEFSRIGVRMKAVAQSHEVAASVGIGERGNRILAVAFGSFFAGLMGAVYCHYQGVASPSSYGLGATLWIIMYVLVGGINSFWGPTVGVGALLVVPEFFFRELKGDLPYVTAAILLIIAFTMPEGIVGLLRLIKTKMSARLLRKGGSQSTMGGERIELDGGS from the coding sequence ATGAATGAGACGTCAAGACCAAGAACCCTCAAATGGCCAGGGCTAGTTGTACTTGGTATTGTGATCATTGTGCTTGCCCTACTTCCCTTGGGCATAGCTGGCTCATATTACTTGCATGTCCTGATCTTGGCTTTTGTGTATGTCGTGGTTTCAAGTTCGTGGCGGACAATCTCGATCTCGGGGCAGTTCAATATCGCCATCGGAGCTTCCATGGGAATTGGGGCCTATGCGGCCGCCATTCCGTCGGTTTGGCTGCACTGGTCGCCATGGATAACTATCCCTCTGGGTGCAGTGGCATCCACTATTGTCGGGGCCGTGCTTGCTTACCCGTTTGCCCGACTACGCACCGTCTACTACGCAATGGGCACCCTGTTTCTTGGGTACGTCATCATGAATCTCATCACTGCCGGGGGGAAAACCACTGGCATGAGCACTGGTCTGGGCGGCGTGGAGCAGCTCTTTACCAACCGCACCTATTACTACTACCTGGCGCTGGGATTGATGTTGGTGAGCATGCTCTGCATGTACCGTTTTGAGTTCAGCCGGATAGGCGTGAGAATGAAGGCCGTGGCTCAGTCCCATGAAGTAGCAGCCAGCGTTGGTATAGGCGAGAGGGGTAATCGCATCCTGGCCGTGGCTTTCGGCAGCTTCTTTGCGGGACTCATGGGGGCTGTCTATTGCCATTACCAGGGAGTGGCCTCGCCGAGCTCTTATGGTCTCGGTGCCACCCTGTGGATCATCATGTACGTGCTCGTAGGTGGCATCAACAGTTTCTGGGGACCTACCGTAGGGGTGGGGGCGCTGCTGGTGGTGCCGGAGTTCTTTTTCCGGGAATTAAAGGGAGATCTTCCCTATGTGACTGCAGCTATTCTCCTGATAATTGCTTTCACCATGCCGGAGGGCATCGTCGGATTGCTGCGTTTGATCAAGACCAAGATGTCTGCTCGTCTGCTTAGGAAAGGGGGGAGCCAATCAACGATGGGGGGAGAACGTATCGAACTTGACGGCGGCAGTTAG